One genomic region from Anopheles bellator chromosome 2, idAnoBellAS_SP24_06.2, whole genome shotgun sequence encodes:
- the LOC131212064 gene encoding DNA replication licensing factor Mcm5, whose product MDGFDDVGVFFSDNFDRDQGQNTDQINLQQVKKKFREFIRTFCEANFSYKYRDTLKRNYLLGRFYLEVDIEDLAGFDESLADKLYKQPTEHLQIFEEAAREVADEITSPRPEGEEMVHDIQVLVNSVANPTNIRDLKSESVSRLVKVAGIIISASGIKAKATRISIQCRTCSNVIPNLPVNPGLEGYQLPRKCTTEQAGRPKCPLDPYFIMPDKCRCVDFQVLKLQELPDFIPQGEIPRHMQLFSDRSLCERVVPGNRVLIHGIFSIRKIARQGKQDGRERAIVGVRAPYMRVVGITVDTEGVGAISRFNNITTEEESTFRKLAANPNIFDTLADSLAPSIFGSKDIKKAITCLLFGGSRKRMPDGLTRRGDINILLLGDPGTAKSQLLKFVEKVAPIAVYTSGKGSSAAGLTASVIRDPASRNFIMEGGAMVLADGGVVCIDEFDKMKEDDRVAIHEAMEQQTISIAKAGITTTLNSRCSVLAAANSIFGRWDDTKGDENIDFMPTILSRFDMIFIVKDEHDQKRDIILAKHVMSVHMNASKATAEPKEGEIPLATLKKYIHYCRMHCGPRLNEPAAEKLKSQYVQLRSGIGEHERATDKRLSIPITVRQLEAIIRISESLAKMQLQPFATEAHVSEALRLFKVSTMAAANSGSLAGVEGFTTEEDTEILNRIEKQLKRRFAIGSQVSEQNIIQDFARQKYPESAVLKVIHTLIRRGDLQHRMQRKMLYRLS is encoded by the exons ATGGATGGGTTCGACGATGTAGGCGTGTTCTTTTCCGATAACTTCGATCGCGATCAGGGACAAAACACGGATCAGATCAACCTGCAACaagtgaaaaaaaagttcCGTGAATTCATCCGCACATTCTGCGAGGCAAACTTTTCCTACAAATATCG TGATACCCTGAAGCGGAACTACCTTCTCGGTCGTTTCTATCTGGAGGTGGACATTGAAGATTTGGCCGGATTCGACGAATCACTGGCCGACAAGCTGTACAAGCAGCCGACGGAGCATTTGCAGATCTTTGAGGAAGCCGCGCGAGAGGTGGCCGACGAAATCACTTCCCCCCGGCCAGAGGGCGAAGAGATGGTCCACGATATCCAGGTGCTGGTAAATTCCGTGGCCAATCCGACCAACATTCGCGACCTCAAGTCGGAGAGTGTATCGCGGTTGGTGAAGGTGGCCGGCATCATTATATCGGCGTCGGGTATTAAAGCGAAAGCGACGCGCATTTCAATCCAGTGCCGTACGTGCAGCAATGTCATTCCCAACCTTCCGGTCAATCCGGGGCTCGAAGGTTACCAGTTGCCACGCAAGTGCACCACGGAGCAGGCGGGTCGCCCCAAGTGTCCCCTCGATCCGTACTTCATCATGCCGGACAAGTGTCGGTGCGTTGACTTCCAAGTGCTCAAGCTTCAGGAGCTGCCCGATTTCATTCCACAGGGCGAGATACCGCGCCACATGCAACTGTTTTCTGACCGGAGTCTGTGCGAGCGCGTGGTGCCCGGCAATCGAGTGCTGATCCATGGCATCTTTTCGATCCGTAAGATTGCCCGCCAGGGAAAGCAGGACGGCCGCGAACGGGCAATTGTCGGCGTCCGGGCACCGTACATGCGAGTCGTGGGAATCACGGTCGACACGGAGGGTGTTGGAGCGATTTCGCGTTTCAACAACATCACCACCGAGGAAGAGTCGACGTTCCGCAAGCTGGCTGCGAATCCGAACATTTTCGACACACTGGCGGACAGTTTGGCACCGAGTATTTTCGGCTCGAAGGACATCAAAAAGGCGATCACGTGTTTGCTGTTTGGTGGATCGCGGAAGCGCATGCCCGATGGCTTAACGCGGCGCGGGGACATCAACATCCTTCTGCTCGGTGATCCCGGTACGGCCAAGTCTCAGTTGCTGAAGTTTGTAGAGAAAGTGGCACCGATAGCGGTGTACACCTCGGGGAAAGGCTCCAGTGCGGCCGGCTTAACGGCATCGGTTATTCGTGATCCGGCGTCCCGGAATTTCATCATGGAGGGCGGCGCGATGGTgttggccgacggtggtgtgGTCTGTATCGATGAGTTCGACAAAATGAAGGAAGATGATCGCGTGGCGATCCACGAAGCGATGGAACAGCAGACTATTTCGATCGCGAAGGCGGGCATTACGACGACGCTGAACTCGCGCTGCTCGGTACTGGCGGCAGCGAACTCGATCTTTGGCCGCTGGGACGACACCAAGGGGGACGAGAACATTGATTTTATGCCGACCATTCTGTCACGTTTCGACATGATCTTCATCGTGAAGGACGAGCATGATCAGAAGCGGGACATAATCCTGGCCAAGCACGTCATGAGTGTTCACATGAACGCCTCGAAAGCGACGGCGGAACCGAAGGAGGGTGAAATTCCGTTGGCCACGCTGAAGAAGTACATCCACTACTGTCGCATGCACTGCGGACCGAGGCTGAATGAGCCGGCGGCCGAAAAGCTGAAGAGTCAGTACGTGCAGCTGCGTTCGGGTATCGGTGAGCACGAACGGGCTACCGATAAGCGACTCTCGATTCCGATTACGGTGCGTCAGCTTGAGGCCATCATCCGTATTTCGGAGTCACTCGCCAAGATGCAACTGCAACCGTTCGCGACCGAAGCGCACGTCAGTGAAGCGCTGCGGTTGTTCAAAGTGTCGACGATGGCTGCCGCCAACAGCGGTTCACTGGCTGGGGTTGAAGGTTTTACGACGGAGGAGGACACGGAAATCTTGAACCGTATCGAGAAGCAGCTGAAGCGCCGTTTCGCCATCGGATCGCAGGTGTCGGAGCAGAACATCATCCAGGACTTTGCGCGCCAAAAGTATCCCGAAAGCGCCGTCCTGAAGGTAATTCACACGCTGATCCGGCGCGGCGATCTCCAACACCGAATGCAGCGGAAGATGCTCTATCGGCTTTCCTAA
- the LOC131212065 gene encoding vesicular integral-membrane protein VIP36, producing MYGTSSKRENSLPACLATGFLVLLLVQRSTQQHDFNDYLKREHSLFKPYQGSGMTIPYWDFIGTTFVTNSYVRLTPDQQSKNGAIWNHVPCTSINWELQVNFKVHGTGKDLYGDGFAIWYARDRLQTGPVFGSKDNFLGLAIILDTYSNHNGPHNHQHPYISAMVNNGSLSYDHDRDGTHTQLAGCEAKFRNVEYDTQVSIRYENDVLTVSSDLEKKGTWKECLRVEGVKLPTGYYFGASATTGDLSDNHDIISIKFYELEAPSLLAEDRRQIVPSAATFEAPREHKDDPKQAMSNVKIFFLILLTMLIVVVLVVIGIMFYQKHQENARKRFY from the exons ATGTACGGCACCAGCAGTAAACGGGAAAACTCCCTTCCGGCGTGCCTGGCCACCGGCTTCCTGGTGTTGCTTCTCGTCCAACgcagcacacagcagcacGATTTCAACGATTACCTAAAACGAGAGCACTCCCTATTCAAACCATATCAAG GATCGGGCATGACAATACCCTACTGGGACTTCATCGGCACCACGTTCGTAACGAACTCGTACGTGCGCCTTACCCCAGATCAGCAGTCGAAAAATGGTGCCATTTGGAATCATGTG CCCTGCACGTCGATCAACTGGGAGTTGCAGGTCAACTTTAAGGTGCACGGCACGGGCAAGGATCTGTACGGGGATGGATTCGCGATTTGGTACGCACGCGATCGGCTACAGACGGGGCCGGTGTTTGGCAGCAAGGACAACTTCCTCGGTCTGGCCATCATCCTCGATACGTACAGCAACCACAATGGGCCTCACAACCATCAGCACCCGTACATTAGTGCCATGGTGAACAATGGCAGCCTGTCgtacgatcacgatcgcgatgGCACTCACACGCAGCTGGCGGGTTGCGAGGCAAAGTTTCGCAACGTCGAGTACGACACGCAAGTCAGCATTCGGTACGAGAACGACGTGCTGACCGTGTCGTCCGACCTCGAGAAGAAAGGCACCTGGAAGGAGTGCCTCCGGGTGGAGGGTGTGAAGCTGCCGACCGGTTACTACTTTGGGGCTTCCGCGACGACGGGCGATCTGTCCGATAatcatgacatcatttcgatCAAGTTCTACGAGCTCGAGGCACCCTCGCTGCTGGCGGAAGATCGACGCCAGATTGTTCCGTCGGCGGCCACGTTCGAGGCGCCACGCGAACACAAGGACGACCCGAAGCAGGCCATGTCGAACGTGAAAATTTTCTTCCTCATCCTCCTAACCATGCTGATCGTCGTGGTGCTGGTCGTGATCGGTATCATGTTCTACCAAAAGCACCAAGAGAACGCCCGGAAGCGGTTCTACTAA